One Nitrospina watsonii DNA segment encodes these proteins:
- the radC gene encoding RadC family protein, producing the protein MADNSTSSSSIKDWPEDERPRERLVRYGEDKLSDAQLLGILIGTGDHRSQKNAVDISRDLLQAFGNFQCIDRASVTELCSVSGIGVAKAAQIKAAMEIGKRMAAHSVGQRQKMNSCQSFVDLYAPFLKNLRKETVKVVLLNQKLNIIRDLTISEGSVDASIVHPREVMIPAIKESAARIVLIHNHPSGDPTPSQADIEITHRVSKAGEIIGIQLIDHIIIGGSEYYSFSEEGFL; encoded by the coding sequence ATGGCAGACAACTCCACGTCCTCGTCCTCAATCAAAGATTGGCCCGAGGATGAACGTCCCCGGGAACGGCTCGTCCGTTACGGCGAAGACAAATTGTCCGATGCGCAGCTGCTCGGCATTTTGATCGGCACGGGGGATCATCGGTCACAGAAAAACGCGGTGGACATCAGCCGTGACCTGCTGCAGGCATTCGGGAATTTCCAGTGCATCGACCGCGCTTCGGTCACCGAGCTGTGTTCCGTTTCCGGCATCGGCGTGGCCAAGGCCGCACAGATCAAGGCCGCCATGGAAATCGGCAAACGCATGGCCGCACACAGCGTCGGCCAGCGGCAGAAAATGAATTCCTGCCAGTCGTTTGTGGACCTCTACGCGCCCTTCCTGAAAAATCTCAGAAAGGAAACCGTCAAAGTCGTCCTGCTCAACCAGAAGCTGAACATCATCCGCGACCTCACCATCTCGGAAGGCAGCGTCGATGCCAGCATCGTGCACCCGCGGGAGGTGATGATCCCGGCCATCAAGGAATCCGCCGCCCGGATCGTGCTCATTCACAACCATCCCAGCGGCGACCCGACACCCAGCCAGGCGGACATCGAGATCACGCATCGCGTGTCGAAGGCCGGCGAGATCATCGGCATCCAGTTGATCGACCACATCATCATCGGCGGCTCGGAGTATTACAGTTTTTCAGAAGAAGGTTTTTTGTAA
- a CDS encoding UDP-glucuronic acid decarboxylase family protein produces the protein MPRTLVTGGAGFVGSHFCDLLLEKGHEVVCLDNFITGSRANIAHITDSRFEFIEHDVSQLIVIDGPLDYVVHMASPASPPDYYAHPIATLKAGSYGTHHTLELAKNKSAVFLITSTSEVYGDPHEHPQPETYWGNVNPIGPRSVYDEAKRYAEALTMAYHRTHRVDTRIARIFNTYGPRMRLNDGRAIPNFMHQALNGLDLTVYGDGSQTRSFCYVSDLVDGIHRLLTSRVTEPVNIGNPEEMTLIEMAEKILQVSGSQSKIVFKPLPEDDPRLRRPDIARARHHLKWEPRVDLETGLRATLDFFKQHMESPKT, from the coding sequence ATGCCCAGAACTTTGGTGACCGGAGGCGCGGGGTTCGTCGGATCGCACTTTTGCGACCTGTTGCTGGAAAAGGGTCACGAGGTGGTCTGCCTCGACAACTTCATCACCGGATCACGCGCCAACATCGCACACATCACCGACTCCCGTTTCGAGTTCATCGAGCACGACGTGTCGCAACTCATCGTGATCGACGGCCCGCTCGATTACGTGGTGCACATGGCTTCGCCCGCCAGTCCGCCCGATTATTACGCGCACCCGATCGCCACGCTCAAGGCCGGGTCTTACGGCACCCACCACACACTGGAGCTGGCGAAAAACAAAAGCGCGGTGTTCCTCATCACCTCGACGTCGGAAGTGTACGGCGACCCGCACGAGCACCCGCAGCCCGAAACCTACTGGGGCAACGTCAACCCCATCGGTCCGCGCAGCGTGTACGACGAAGCCAAACGCTACGCCGAAGCGCTGACCATGGCCTACCACCGCACGCACCGCGTGGACACCCGCATCGCGCGCATCTTCAACACCTACGGACCGCGCATGCGCTTGAACGACGGCCGCGCCATCCCCAACTTCATGCACCAGGCGCTCAACGGCCTCGACCTCACCGTGTACGGCGACGGCAGCCAGACGCGCAGCTTCTGCTACGTCAGCGACCTCGTGGACGGCATTCACCGGCTGCTGACCTCCCGCGTCACCGAGCCGGTCAACATCGGCAATCCCGAGGAAATGACCCTGATTGAGATGGCTGAGAAAATTTTGCAAGTCTCCGGGAGCCAGAGTAAAATCGTCTTCAAACCATTGCCGGAGGACGACCCCAGGCTGCGGCGGCCCGATATCGCAAGGGCTCGCCACCATCTGAAGTGGGAACCCCGGGTTGATCTGGAAACGGGGCTCCGGGCCACTCTGGATTTTTTCAAGCAACACATGGAATCCCCGAAGACATGA
- the fmt gene encoding methionyl-tRNA formyltransferase, with protein MNLLFLGTPDFAVPTLKALHASHHTVQAVVTQPDRPKGRGRAAQPPPVKEFAMAHGLDVLQPDKASAPDFVETLKPFQPDLIVVIAYGQLLKPNFLELPKHFCMNIHASILPKYRGAAPINWALINGETESGVTTMKIDPGLDSGDVLLIRKVRIGPDDTAQDLHDALAAAGAELALETIAQLDAGTLSSTPQNHDAATFARKLKKEDGFLYWNQPTQRLHDLVRGLNPWPGAYTFLNGQRLKLFRTETAPGTQTDEPGAVVRVTPYGIEVGTGDDRLILTGLQPEGKKKMSAQEFLAGHSVQIGDRFESAPHPINSK; from the coding sequence ATGAATCTCCTCTTTCTCGGCACACCCGACTTTGCAGTCCCGACCCTGAAAGCCCTGCACGCCTCGCATCACACGGTGCAGGCGGTGGTCACCCAGCCCGACCGGCCGAAAGGTCGCGGCCGCGCCGCCCAGCCGCCACCCGTCAAGGAGTTCGCCATGGCGCACGGTCTCGACGTGCTGCAACCGGACAAGGCCAGCGCGCCGGATTTCGTGGAAACGCTGAAGCCATTCCAACCGGATCTCATCGTGGTCATCGCTTACGGCCAACTTCTCAAACCGAATTTTCTGGAGTTGCCGAAACATTTCTGTATGAACATCCACGCCTCGATCCTGCCGAAGTACCGCGGCGCTGCGCCCATCAACTGGGCTCTCATCAACGGCGAAACCGAAAGCGGCGTCACCACCATGAAGATCGATCCCGGTCTCGACAGCGGCGATGTGCTATTGATCCGCAAAGTTCGCATCGGCCCCGACGACACCGCGCAGGATCTGCACGATGCGCTGGCCGCAGCCGGCGCCGAGTTGGCGCTCGAAACCATCGCGCAACTGGATGCGGGAACCCTGTCCAGCACACCACAAAATCACGACGCGGCCACCTTCGCCCGCAAACTGAAAAAAGAAGACGGGTTCCTGTACTGGAACCAACCGACGCAGCGTCTGCACGACCTGGTGCGCGGTCTCAACCCGTGGCCCGGCGCGTACACATTTTTAAACGGACAGCGCCTGAAATTATTCAGAACGGAAACCGCTCCCGGCACCCAAACGGATGAACCCGGCGCGGTGGTGCGTGTCACCCCCTACGGCATCGAAGTGGGCACCGGCGACGACCGGCTGATCCTCACTGGGCTGCAACCCGAAGGCAAAAAGAAAATGAGCGCGCAGGAATTTCTCGCAGGGCACAGCGTTCAGATCGGCGACCGGTTTGAATCCGCCCCGCATCCCATCAACTCCAAATAA
- the def gene encoding peptide deformylase — translation MSLLTIRNCLDPVLRKKCAPIENINDDLVTLSNDMIETMYDSIGVGLAANQVGIPQRLIVVDFGFDAGKKEDHDPIIILNPVITAAEEEQDGQEGCLSIPDIVADVPRFKRIEVKGIDLDGNDVRYEVEDYLARAFQHELDHLEGKLFWDMLGRTRRDMLKRKFKKLLKEQEG, via the coding sequence ATGTCACTTTTAACCATACGCAATTGCCTCGACCCGGTGCTTCGCAAGAAATGCGCGCCCATTGAGAATATCAATGACGATCTGGTCACCCTGTCCAACGACATGATCGAAACCATGTACGATTCCATCGGCGTGGGGCTTGCCGCCAACCAGGTCGGCATCCCGCAGCGGCTGATCGTTGTCGATTTCGGTTTCGACGCGGGAAAAAAAGAGGACCACGATCCGATCATCATCCTCAATCCGGTCATCACCGCTGCGGAAGAAGAACAGGACGGGCAGGAAGGCTGCCTCAGCATTCCGGACATCGTCGCCGATGTGCCCCGCTTCAAACGCATCGAGGTGAAGGGAATCGATCTGGACGGCAACGACGTCCGGTACGAAGTGGAGGATTACCTGGCGCGCGCCTTCCAGCACGAGCTGGATCACCTGGAAGGCAAACTGTTCTGGGACATGCTGGGCCGCACCCGGCGCGACATGCTGAAACGCAAATTCAAAAAGCTGTTGAAAGAGCAGGAAGGATGA
- a CDS encoding MASE1 domain-containing protein — MAFRTDRIKHNIGPNLLTALFYFLCGFGMVRLANVYGYSIPLFAPAGFALGIYLCCGARILPGIWLGSLSFTLFLWNTMLPAPQFTLSGFLPAATLIALGAVIQTATGALLLKYWVGAINPLTRIKDAVIFIFGVGALNSTIHSTIAQTSLMVSGFIAPEQFGPSWVTWWLGDTMGILTVTPLFMVFLASGPVQLNRNQALEATALAFFFYFTTQVAFGDWLVYWHYPLVYLLFPVLVWSAFRFRQTGAVIAILLVSLVSIWGTAQGRGPMALQTVEGSLRLLQFYLLVLTIMTLILTASISETDAADKRTSSFGRILENSSNEIFMFDAKTLKFLQVNLGARQNLGYSMQELEKLTPLALKPHFTREKFIRMLEPLEAEIQQIVFETHHRRKNGSTYPVEMRIQYSEMASRPVYFAIVQDITEKKKAEDELFKYRHNLEELVEQRTADLESVHRQLLHAEKLSATGKMAASMAHEFNNPIYGIRSVLEKVLRRGNLLDKDRDFVSLAIKECDRISNLIKKLLNFHSPSSDQKEVFNFHEAIEDMAFLTKKKLKEKNIDLVRNYSADVKNIEAVPDQVRQVILNILQNAEEAITDRTGTIQIRTSLEGSTIRLEISDTGQGIPADIMKNIFDPFFTTKPSVKGTGLGLSVSYGIVKMHGGDIQVRSKPGSGSTFAILLPVKAKNLSTDVLQDPALLSFSHKVSDSSTPQT, encoded by the coding sequence ATGGCTTTCCGCACAGACCGGATCAAACACAACATCGGCCCGAACCTGCTGACAGCGCTTTTCTATTTCCTGTGCGGGTTCGGCATGGTTCGTCTGGCGAATGTGTACGGCTATTCCATCCCCTTGTTTGCGCCCGCCGGGTTCGCCCTGGGCATTTACCTCTGTTGTGGCGCGCGGATTTTGCCGGGCATCTGGCTGGGCTCGCTGAGCTTCACGTTGTTCCTGTGGAACACCATGTTGCCCGCACCGCAGTTCACCCTGTCCGGGTTCCTGCCCGCCGCCACGCTCATCGCTCTCGGCGCGGTGATTCAGACCGCCACCGGCGCCCTCCTCCTCAAATACTGGGTCGGGGCCATCAATCCACTCACCCGTATCAAGGACGCCGTGATTTTCATCTTCGGCGTCGGCGCACTGAACTCCACCATCCATTCCACCATCGCCCAAACCAGCCTGATGGTCAGCGGGTTCATAGCCCCGGAACAGTTCGGGCCTTCCTGGGTCACCTGGTGGTTGGGCGATACCATGGGCATCCTGACCGTCACGCCGCTGTTCATGGTGTTCCTCGCTTCCGGACCGGTGCAGCTGAACCGCAACCAGGCGCTGGAAGCCACCGCGCTGGCGTTCTTCTTTTATTTCACCACCCAGGTTGCGTTCGGCGACTGGCTGGTTTACTGGCATTACCCTCTGGTGTACCTGTTGTTTCCGGTGCTGGTGTGGTCGGCTTTCCGGTTCCGGCAAACGGGTGCCGTCATCGCCATCCTGCTGGTGTCGCTCGTCTCCATCTGGGGCACCGCACAGGGACGCGGCCCCATGGCCCTGCAAACGGTGGAAGGCTCGCTGCGCCTGTTGCAGTTTTACCTGCTGGTGCTGACGATCATGACCCTCATCCTCACCGCCTCCATCAGCGAGACCGACGCCGCCGACAAACGCACGTCCTCCTTTGGACGCATTCTGGAAAACTCGTCGAATGAAATTTTCATGTTCGACGCCAAGACCCTGAAGTTTCTGCAGGTCAACCTCGGAGCGCGGCAAAATCTCGGCTATTCCATGCAGGAACTGGAAAAACTGACGCCCCTCGCCCTGAAACCCCATTTCACCCGCGAAAAATTCATCCGCATGCTGGAACCGCTGGAGGCAGAAATCCAGCAGATCGTGTTCGAAACCCATCACCGCCGTAAAAACGGATCGACGTATCCCGTCGAGATGCGCATTCAGTATTCGGAGATGGCGTCCCGGCCGGTGTACTTTGCCATCGTGCAGGACATCACCGAAAAGAAAAAAGCCGAGGATGAATTGTTCAAATACCGGCACAACCTGGAAGAGCTGGTGGAACAGCGCACCGCCGATCTGGAAAGCGTGCACCGCCAGTTGCTCCACGCCGAAAAACTGTCGGCGACGGGCAAGATGGCCGCCTCCATGGCGCACGAGTTCAACAATCCCATTTACGGCATCCGCAGCGTGCTGGAAAAAGTACTGCGCCGCGGCAACCTGCTGGATAAGGACCGCGACTTCGTTTCCCTGGCCATCAAGGAATGCGACCGCATCTCCAACCTCATCAAAAAACTGCTGAACTTCCACAGCCCCTCTTCCGACCAGAAGGAAGTGTTCAACTTCCATGAAGCCATCGAGGACATGGCGTTCCTCACCAAAAAGAAGCTGAAAGAAAAAAACATCGATCTCGTCCGCAATTATTCCGCCGACGTGAAAAACATCGAAGCGGTCCCCGACCAGGTGCGGCAGGTGATCCTCAACATTCTGCAAAACGCGGAGGAAGCGATCACCGACCGGACCGGCACGATCCAAATCCGGACCTCGCTGGAAGGAAGCACCATCCGCCTTGAAATTTCCGACACCGGACAGGGCATCCCCGCCGACATCATGAAAAACATCTTCGACCCCTTTTTCACCACCAAGCCCTCCGTCAAAGGCACCGGGTTGGGATTGTCCGTCAGCTACGGCATCGTGAAGATGCACGGCGGCGACATTCAGGTCCGCAGCAAACCCGGCTCCGGGTCCACGTTTGCCATTCTGCTGCCGGTCAAGGCGAAAAACCTCTCCACCGATGTGCTGCAAGATCCCGCCCTGCTGTCGTTCAGCCACAAAGTTTCCGATTCCTCCACGCCGCAAACCTGA
- a CDS encoding pentapeptide repeat-containing protein: MKHLSEDELLELWEQHREGTDEPAVAKKGEILNAMWKKRLSIPTLANLHLSKVDLCGMDLTYADLCGANLHKAILIGAIFVSADMIAADFSEANIGGSNFFDAEINESNFTKANLAKVDFTEARAVGAVFAGADMGHGSILMDSDFSKSDLSDTSLQGAKLMHTNLTGANLKGADLRGAEDLTETQVRSAIIDRNTKLPMYIKVNWISDTEYECRVEYLE, translated from the coding sequence ATGAAACATCTCTCAGAAGACGAACTGCTTGAGTTGTGGGAGCAGCACCGGGAGGGCACCGACGAGCCCGCCGTGGCAAAAAAAGGTGAAATCCTGAATGCCATGTGGAAAAAACGCCTCAGCATTCCCACCCTGGCCAACCTGCACCTGTCCAAAGTGGACCTGTGCGGCATGGATCTCACCTACGCGGACCTGTGCGGCGCCAACCTGCACAAGGCCATTCTGATTGGAGCCATCTTTGTGTCCGCGGACATGATCGCCGCCGATTTCAGCGAGGCCAACATCGGCGGCTCCAACTTTTTCGATGCCGAGATCAATGAATCCAACTTCACCAAAGCCAACCTGGCCAAGGTGGATTTCACCGAAGCGCGCGCGGTGGGGGCGGTCTTTGCCGGGGCCGACATGGGCCACGGCTCCATCCTGATGGACTCGGACTTTTCCAAATCCGACCTCAGCGACACCAGCCTGCAAGGGGCCAAACTGATGCACACCAACCTCACCGGCGCCAACCTGAAAGGGGCGGACCTGCGGGGAGCGGAGGATCTGACGGAAACGCAGGTGCGCTCGGCCATCATCGACCGCAACACCAAGCTGCCCATGTACATCAAGGTCAACTGGATTTCCGATACCGAGTACGAGTGCCGCGTGGAATATTTGGAATGA
- the rfaD gene encoding ADP-glyceromanno-heptose 6-epimerase, with translation MIIVTGGAGFIGSALVHELNQRGLDDVLIVDIDDHPEKKKNLESLTYSQFMDRDAFIAAVRENRLPGNVDAIFHMGACSSTTETDEAFLRANNLEYTRTLAHFALDQGARYIYASSAATYGNGEQGYTDDEAALDTLQPLNPYGHSKHRFDVWARDEGLLQQIVGLKYFNVFGPNEYHKEDMRSMVLKGHLQVKETGRIRLFKSYRPEYADGGQERDFVYIKDAVAMTLFFYDHPEVNGLFNIGSGTARNWNDLARAIFDAMGEKPFIEYIDMPPSIRDQYQYHTCADMRKIREAGYNRSLSSLEEGVRDYIRQHLIPGHRLGTGA, from the coding sequence ATGATCATCGTTACAGGAGGAGCCGGGTTCATCGGCAGCGCCCTGGTGCACGAACTCAACCAGCGCGGGCTCGACGACGTGTTGATCGTCGATATCGACGACCACCCGGAAAAAAAGAAAAACCTGGAGAGCCTGACCTATTCGCAGTTCATGGACCGCGACGCGTTCATCGCCGCCGTGCGCGAAAACCGGTTGCCCGGCAACGTGGACGCGATCTTTCACATGGGCGCCTGCTCGTCCACCACGGAAACCGATGAAGCCTTTCTGCGCGCCAACAACCTGGAATACACACGCACGCTGGCGCACTTCGCCCTCGACCAGGGCGCGCGCTACATCTACGCCTCCAGCGCCGCCACCTACGGCAACGGCGAGCAGGGTTATACCGACGACGAAGCCGCACTCGACACCCTCCAGCCACTCAACCCCTACGGCCACAGCAAACACCGTTTCGATGTCTGGGCGCGCGATGAAGGCCTGCTGCAACAGATCGTCGGGCTGAAATATTTCAACGTCTTCGGTCCCAACGAGTACCACAAGGAAGACATGCGCAGCATGGTATTGAAAGGTCATTTGCAGGTAAAAGAGACCGGGCGCATCCGCCTGTTCAAATCCTACCGCCCCGAATACGCCGACGGCGGACAGGAACGCGACTTTGTGTACATCAAGGACGCCGTCGCCATGACGCTGTTCTTTTACGATCACCCGGAGGTCAACGGCCTGTTCAACATCGGTTCGGGCACGGCGCGCAACTGGAACGACCTGGCCCGCGCCATCTTCGACGCCATGGGTGAGAAACCGTTCATCGAATATATCGACATGCCGCCCTCCATCCGCGACCAGTATCAATACCACACCTGCGCCGACATGCGGAAAATCCGTGAAGCGGGTTACAACCGCAGCCTGTCATCGCTGGAAGAGGGTGTACGCGATTACATCCGCCAGCACCTCATCCCCGGCCACCGCCTGGGCACCGGCGCCTGA
- a CDS encoding M48 family metallopeptidase, with product MGTKPPVFRAWYFDGRTANKHPAQVQPTAEHLVLRFKSGHQILWPYADIRLTPAGKGKTSTHLERITRDTPQPITEQLLIEDAAFLERVEQVAPEKLGSFWSRPKHARSRRLLLWLAALCIPFLLYGVWTVAIPALSDQVAENVPPEWEAKLGQTVFDSMFQNTPQAPAGQQKKLMDAITERLLATVPGQPYHFRVYIHPSMQVNALALPGGIVVVFQGLLNQSASPEELAGVLAHEFQHVLRRHSTRGIIRQLASGTLLSLMVGDANSVMNTVLNTAGQLDSLRFSRNMETEADRSGMEMMVAARIDPKGMVRIFEKLQKQEREMLQAIQDKTGETAEWMKYLSTHPAAQDRVKMLETLSQSAGSAPLPVLPEADWSVMHKRLQTTTQPKAK from the coding sequence ATGGGAACCAAACCGCCGGTATTCCGTGCCTGGTATTTCGACGGCCGGACCGCTAACAAGCACCCCGCGCAGGTCCAACCCACCGCCGAGCACCTGGTCCTGCGTTTCAAAAGCGGCCACCAGATTCTGTGGCCCTATGCGGACATCCGGTTGACGCCTGCCGGCAAGGGCAAGACCTCCACCCATCTGGAACGCATCACCCGCGACACCCCCCAACCCATCACCGAACAGTTGTTGATCGAAGACGCCGCCTTTCTGGAACGGGTGGAGCAGGTGGCGCCGGAGAAACTCGGCAGTTTCTGGTCCCGGCCCAAACACGCCCGCAGCCGCCGCCTGCTGTTGTGGCTGGCCGCCCTCTGCATTCCGTTCCTCTTGTATGGAGTCTGGACCGTCGCCATTCCGGCCCTGTCCGACCAGGTGGCCGAGAACGTGCCGCCGGAATGGGAGGCGAAGCTGGGCCAGACGGTGTTCGACAGCATGTTCCAGAACACGCCGCAGGCTCCTGCCGGGCAACAGAAAAAACTGATGGATGCCATCACCGAACGCCTGCTGGCCACCGTTCCCGGCCAGCCTTACCACTTCCGCGTTTACATCCATCCGTCGATGCAGGTCAATGCGCTGGCCCTGCCCGGCGGCATCGTCGTCGTGTTTCAGGGATTGCTCAACCAGTCCGCCTCGCCGGAAGAACTGGCCGGAGTGCTGGCCCACGAGTTCCAACACGTGTTGCGCCGCCACTCAACTCGCGGTATCATCCGCCAGCTGGCTTCCGGCACGCTGCTGTCCCTGATGGTCGGCGACGCCAACAGCGTCATGAACACGGTTTTGAATACCGCGGGACAACTCGACAGCCTGCGCTTCAGCCGCAACATGGAAACGGAAGCGGACCGCTCCGGCATGGAGATGATGGTCGCCGCCCGCATCGATCCCAAAGGCATGGTGCGCATCTTTGAAAAGCTGCAAAAGCAAGAGCGGGAGATGTTGCAGGCGATTCAGGACAAGACGGGCGAGACCGCGGAATGGATGAAGTACCTGTCCACCCACCCCGCCGCCCAGGACCGTGTTAAGATGCTGGAAACCCTGTCGCAGAGCGCCGGGTCCGCACCGCTCCCGGTATTGCCGGAAGCGGACTGGAGCGTGATGCACAAACGATTACAAACCACCACCCAACCCAAAGCCAAATAA
- a CDS encoding YjgN family protein produces MNQYISLNSWAGPDTDHAAFRLATIFALSQKEAEQIVKQVSKGIPWRFADPLDSLNAGNVDRYLSTQGFAVELIPTDAQTATQTADYEDPEYATAGMGDNGQAMHDDALDAGDYGDSPADTLLDEEFDDVPPADTLDEAPVPTGPQKVYRVEFRGVGGELFRIIFVNTLLTILTLGIYSFWAKTKVRRYTLEHTSFNKDYFSYHGTGGELFRGAAFFSIILIVLGAAGTALQMYLGPGSREVVEPALGLMFLLLIPALMVGAYRYRLTRTSLRNIRFSFRGKRGQAMLNYFVGYMMTLFTVGLYYPFFLAKIKNFWVGNSHFGNQTFHYTGQGKDIFSKFLLFVLLFVPTAGLNIPWWQAYMSRYNWGHTHFGSGSFKFTATGWEMFKLQFGNLLILLFTLGIGYAWVLCRQQQFLATHLSFEGAIDMNRVIQDMQKSGVISEGGLDALDIPLDFG; encoded by the coding sequence ATGAATCAATACATCAGCCTGAATTCCTGGGCGGGGCCCGATACCGATCATGCGGCATTTCGTTTGGCGACCATCTTCGCCCTGAGCCAGAAAGAAGCGGAGCAGATCGTCAAGCAGGTCAGCAAGGGCATTCCCTGGCGGTTTGCCGACCCCCTCGATTCCCTCAACGCCGGCAATGTGGACCGGTATCTCTCGACCCAGGGGTTCGCTGTGGAGTTGATCCCGACGGACGCCCAAACGGCCACCCAGACCGCTGATTATGAAGATCCGGAGTACGCAACCGCCGGCATGGGCGACAATGGACAGGCGATGCATGACGACGCTCTCGATGCCGGGGACTACGGCGACAGCCCGGCGGACACGCTACTGGACGAGGAGTTCGACGACGTGCCTCCGGCGGACACGCTGGACGAGGCACCGGTTCCGACCGGCCCGCAAAAGGTGTACCGGGTGGAATTCCGCGGCGTCGGCGGCGAGCTGTTCCGCATCATATTCGTCAACACCCTCCTCACCATCCTGACCCTGGGCATCTACTCCTTCTGGGCCAAGACCAAAGTGCGCCGCTACACGCTGGAGCACACGTCGTTCAACAAGGATTATTTTTCGTATCACGGCACCGGCGGTGAACTGTTTCGCGGCGCCGCGTTCTTTTCCATCATCCTGATTGTGCTGGGCGCGGCGGGCACCGCCCTGCAGATGTATCTCGGCCCCGGCTCGCGCGAGGTCGTCGAACCCGCTCTCGGTCTGATGTTCCTGCTGCTGATCCCGGCCCTCATGGTGGGCGCCTACCGCTACCGGTTGACGCGCACCTCGCTGCGCAACATCCGTTTCTCATTCCGTGGCAAACGCGGCCAGGCCATGCTCAATTATTTCGTCGGCTACATGATGACTCTGTTCACGGTGGGCCTGTACTATCCGTTCTTTCTGGCCAAGATCAAAAACTTCTGGGTCGGCAATTCACACTTCGGCAACCAAACGTTTCATTACACCGGGCAGGGCAAGGATATTTTCAGCAAGTTCCTGCTGTTCGTCCTGTTGTTCGTGCCCACAGCGGGCCTCAACATCCCCTGGTGGCAGGCGTACATGTCCCGCTACAACTGGGGCCACACGCATTTCGGCAGCGGATCCTTCAAGTTCACCGCCACCGGCTGGGAGATGTTCAAGCTCCAATTCGGAAACCTGCTGATCCTGCTCTTCACGCTGGGCATCGGCTACGCCTGGGTGTTGTGCCGACAGCAGCAGTTCCTGGCGACGCACCTTTCCTTTGAAGGTGCGATCGACATGAACCGGGTGATCCAGGACATGCAGAAAAGCGGCGTCATCAGCGAAGGCGGCCTCGACGCGCTGGACATCCCGCTCGATTTCGGCTGA
- a CDS encoding MBL fold metallo-hydrolase: MYKITETFGKENPVPLTTDGPLRVVFVGVGSAFAKRNRQSNILIIQGDHHLLMDCGTQGPLALNDVGLDVKKVRCYLPTHSHADHIGGFEEIMLTNRYFGKPSPPELVILRDYQEILWTKSLSGGAEYCEADQGRPLQLNDFFEILRPKAFQVLGRKCWVYQHGPIEVILMRTRHFPDSADSVDESQWCCGLYINRRVWISGDTMFDKEYPERFSQEAEIMFHDCQLFKGGVHAAYEELMTLSPEIRAKTYLYHFGDNWDQPETWVRESDKFTGIPEDDGFLGWTQPRVAYDFY, translated from the coding sequence ATGTATAAGATTACCGAAACCTTTGGCAAAGAGAATCCCGTTCCCTTGACGACGGATGGGCCATTGCGGGTTGTATTCGTCGGCGTGGGTTCGGCATTCGCAAAACGCAATCGGCAATCCAATATTCTGATCATTCAGGGCGATCATCATCTGCTGATGGACTGCGGCACTCAGGGCCCGCTGGCACTCAATGATGTCGGTTTGGACGTCAAAAAAGTGCGTTGTTACCTGCCCACCCACAGCCACGCCGACCACATTGGCGGGTTCGAAGAGATCATGCTGACCAACCGCTATTTCGGCAAACCGTCTCCTCCCGAACTGGTCATTCTGCGCGATTACCAGGAAATATTGTGGACCAAGAGCCTGTCCGGGGGAGCCGAGTATTGCGAGGCCGATCAGGGACGCCCACTGCAACTCAACGATTTTTTTGAAATCCTGCGGCCCAAAGCCTTTCAGGTGCTCGGCCGCAAATGCTGGGTGTACCAGCACGGGCCGATCGAAGTGATCCTGATGCGCACCCGGCATTTCCCCGACTCCGCCGACAGCGTCGATGAATCCCAGTGGTGTTGCGGCCTGTACATCAACCGCCGCGTGTGGATCTCCGGCGACACCATGTTCGACAAGGAATACCCGGAGCGGTTTTCGCAGGAAGCCGAGATCATGTTCCACGACTGCCAGTTGTTCAAGGGCGGTGTTCACGCTGCCTACGAAGAGCTCATGACCCTCAGTCCGGAAATCCGCGCCAAGACATACCTGTACCACTTCGGCGACAACTGGGATCAGCCGGAAACGTGGGTCCGCGAATCGGACAAGTTCACCGGCATTCCGGAAGACGACGGGTTTCTGGGCTGGACCCAGCCCCGCGTCGCCTATGATTTTTACTGA